TGCGGGGGCGACGTCTGGACGTACCCGTAACCGGCCGGGCCGAGCGTGTCCGTGCACGCCTTGGCCACGGAGTCGAAGTTCCACTCGAACATCACCGCTGTGACGTCCTTGCCGGCGTCCGCGGCGCGGCTCTTCCCGGCGGGCGCGGCCTGGCCGGGCTGCTGGGCTCCGACGGCGAGACTGCCCGCCGCTCCGGCAACCAGTGCGGCGCTCATGACGGCGATCCTGCGGGGTTTCGATATACGTCCGTGCATCGAAAGCCTCCTGTGGGGGGATGGGCGTGGGGGTGGGGTGAGGTGGCGTGAGGGGTGAGTCGCCTTTGACGGCTTCCTGAAAACTCCTGGCTCCTTGCAGCAACTTGTTGCAACGGGACCCTAAGAGCCCTCAGTTGAAGGGTCAACCCCTCACGCAACACACTTCCCGACCGTGACTCCGCCCCCAAGGACCGCACGCCGCGCCGCGTCGGCCAGCACCCGCCGGTCGGCGCCCCGCACAGGAGCGTGTGCGGTGACCCGTACGCGCAGGCCGCGGGCGCCCGCCACCCTGCGCAGCGAAGAGGTGAAGTCCTCCTCGCCGAGGAAGGCGGCGGACGTGCTCGGCCCGCCGCCCTGGCGGTACTCGACCGTCACCGGGCGGACGGGCGCGCCCGCGTCGACCGCCGCCTGGAATGACGCCCGCCGGAACCGGCCGCCCGAAGCGGAGCACCAGGTCGTCGCCTGGGGGAAGACGAGCACCGACGTGCCGCCGCGCAGCGAGTCGGCCAACTCCGTGACGAGGCCCGGGAGTCCGCGCGGACTGCCGTCCCGGTCGATGAACCGCGTGCCCGCGCGCCGGGCCAGCGCGCCGACCACCGGCCACCGTCCGACCTCGCGCTTGGCGAGGACGCTCACCGGCTCGACGGCGAGCAGGGCGACGACGTCGAGCCAGGAGATGTGGTTGGCGACGACCAGAGTGCCCACACCACCTGCCCGCACACTGAACGGCGCTCCCTCGGCACCCCCGACGCCCGCGATGCCCTCGACGCCCACCCCGAGCGCACCGAGCACCCCACGGGCCTCGGCCCGCAGGACCGAAGGTTCGGCGAGCCGGTCGCCGCGGGCCACGGCCCGGGTCAGCGCGTACGTCAACGTGGCGTACCGGCGCGCGAGTTCACCGAGCGGCACGCGTGGGTCCGGGTCGGTGGCGCAGGAGGCAGGACAGCCGGAGTCGACCGTCCACGCGCTCATCGCGTGTCCTCTCCGAGGAAGTAGCGGCGGTGGCGGGCGCTGAGCCGTTCCGTGTCGAGCAGGACGAAGAAGTCCGCGACGTCGAACTCCGGGTCGTGGGCGGGGGCTCCGCACACCCACGCGCCGAGGCGGAGGTAGCCGCGCAGCAGGGGCGGCAGGTCGGCGTAGGCCGGGCGTTCCGGCGTCGGGCCCGCGGGGGTCCACGGGCGCCGGGGGTGCACGCGCAGTTCGGGCGGCGCGGCGTGCTTGGCGGTGCCGAGCAGCCAGGCCGCGGTCGCCGCCCGCCCGCCGTCCGCGAGCGGCACGGAGGCGCAGCCCGCGAGGTACCGGTGGCCGGAGAGCAGGACGTAGCGGGCGAGTGCGGACCACATCAGGGTGATCACGGCGCCGGAGCGGTGGTCGGGGTGGACGCAGGACCGGCCGGCCTCGACGGTGGAGGGCCGCAGGGCGTTGAGTGCGACGAGCTCGAACTCGCCGTCGGAGTAGGAGTGGTCGGCCCGGCCGGGCGGGATTATTCGGTACGTGCCCACGACGTCGCCGGTCGCGGTGTCGGTGACGATCAGGTGGTCGGCGAGGTCGTCGAAGGCGTCGATGTCGTGGCCGGGCAGGGGCGTGTCGAGGACGGCGCCGAGCTCTTCGGCGAAGACGCGGTGGCGCAGCCGCTGGGCTGCCCTGACCTGTTCGGTGGTGTCCGCGATGGAGGTGACGTACGAGCCGGTGGGTGTCGCGACGAGCGGCGTCGAGGGCATGACGGTTCCGTTTCTCGGGTCGATGGGGACGACGGAGATTTCGGTGGGGAAGGCGTCGGAGGCTTCGGTGGGGACGACGACGGGGACGGGGAGTCAGCAGTGGGGTGCCGCCGCGGCTCCGCGCCGGCACCCAAGCAGCACGGTGGCGGCGCCGCCTGAACTGCGCGCTTCAGGCGTGCGTCGGCCCGTCGTCGGGCTCGCGTCCGAATCGGACCACCCGGCCGGGGTCATGACGCAGGCTTCCGGGTTCAGAAGGCGGGGGCGGATCCGCCTCCGGACCCGGTCCCGCCCGCCCCCACGACCTGCGTGCTGTCCAGGCGGCGCGTGCGGTAGCTGTCCGCGTCGAGGGTGATGACCTCCGCGTGGTGGGCCAGCCGGTCCACCGTCGCGGACGCCGTCGCGCTGTCGCCGAACACCTCGTCCCAGTGGCCGAGCGGCCGGTTGCCGGTGACGATCAGCGAGCCCCGCTCGTAGCGGTGCGAGACGAGCTGGAAGAGGAGACGGGCGACGTCGGAGTCGAAGGGGACGTAGCCGACCTCGTCCACGACGAGCACGGGGTACGCGTCCAGGCGGGTCAGTTCCTTGCGCAGCCGCCCCGCGGCCTTCGCCTCGGCGAGCCGGGTGCCCCACTCGGCGGCGGTCGCGAACAGCACCTGGTGGCCGGCCTGGCAGGCGCGTACGCCGAGGGCGACCGCCAGGTGCGTCTTGCCCGTGCCGGGCCCGCCGAGCAGGATCACGTTCGCCTTGCGGGCGACGAAGTCGACC
The sequence above is a segment of the Streptomyces sp. Je 1-369 genome. Coding sequences within it:
- a CDS encoding lysophospholipid acyltransferase family protein; this encodes MSAWTVDSGCPASCATDPDPRVPLGELARRYATLTYALTRAVARGDRLAEPSVLRAEARGVLGALGVGVEGIAGVGGAEGAPFSVRAGGVGTLVVANHISWLDVVALLAVEPVSVLAKREVGRWPVVGALARRAGTRFIDRDGSPRGLPGLVTELADSLRGGTSVLVFPQATTWCSASGGRFRRASFQAAVDAGAPVRPVTVEYRQGGGPSTSAAFLGEEDFTSSLRRVAGARGLRVRVTAHAPVRGADRRVLADAARRAVLGGGVTVGKCVA
- a CDS encoding GNAT family N-acetyltransferase; protein product: MPSTPLVATPTGSYVTSIADTTEQVRAAQRLRHRVFAEELGAVLDTPLPGHDIDAFDDLADHLIVTDTATGDVVGTYRIIPPGRADHSYSDGEFELVALNALRPSTVEAGRSCVHPDHRSGAVITLMWSALARYVLLSGHRYLAGCASVPLADGGRAATAAWLLGTAKHAAPPELRVHPRRPWTPAGPTPERPAYADLPPLLRGYLRLGAWVCGAPAHDPEFDVADFFVLLDTERLSARHRRYFLGEDTR